CACCACCTGGCCCCACTTCTCACCGGTGAGGGGCCCTACGTTCCAGGCGATGTTGTTGCACCAGCCGGTGGCCTGCACCCAGTGCACGGTGCCCGCATTAATCCACACCAGGTCTCCGGGGCGCTGCACGAAGCGGTACACAGGGATGTTGGAAGCATAGAGGTCATCCAGGATTGGCCACCAGGAACCCGTCAGGTAGTCCACGCCGTGCCTGGAGGAGAGCCACAGGGTCAGATGGAAATCTGGGGATCCAAGGACGGGACGTGCGGGCTTATCTagttggggagggggaagaagggcGGAAGGCGGCGCGCACCGGTCGCAGAAGGCGCTGATGGTCTCCCAGTAGTGCTCGTGCACCGCGAACCACTCGCAGTCTCCTGGGCCAATGTTGATGTTGACCGAGCAGAAGTTGTTGTTCTCTTGATGGCCTGCAGGAGGCGACAGAGAACTGCAAGGTCAGTGGGAGCCGACCTGCTTTGCGCGATGAGCCCGCCCTTGGGCGCTCATTGGTTGACAGAGGAGCACCAGCGGCAGCACTGCTAGGAGCGCACCTGGCGTTCGGCTGCCGGGCACCTTCATGTACAGCTGCACCGTGTTCATGCCCAGGATGGTGTGGCCCACATGGCTCAGCATGTTCCCCGTGGAGGTGACCCGCATGAAGGCGGGCAGCttcagcagctcctgcagctgggGCTTCCAcctgcgggggcgggggcggtggaCAGCCAGGTGAGCGACTACCTGGGCTTTGCTGACCCGCTGGCATTCCCGCCCCAGCTGCCTGGCCTCAGCCCCACTGACCGCTTAGCATCAGACAGGTCGATGTTGGTGCCAAACTTGATGATGTGATGGTTCTTCGGGTCTGGTGCACTGCTGCAGGAGTGAAGCGCAAAGGTTGGTGGGGAAGcgagaggaaggaaggagtcaTGAACAGCAGGGGCAAAGCGTCCTACCTAGGAGGGGTTCCTGTGGTGCTGTCCGGCTCCTCTGACTCCTCGTCCTcactctccttctcctcctgctcggCCACAGGGGTAGGCAGGCCTGGGTCAGCCACCTTCCTGGGGTCTGCCCACCACAACCAGGGCTCCAAGTTTCCTGATCCCACACCCCCGCCTCTGCCTGCGTGGGCAGCTCTCACCTGCAGGGATTCCTGGAAGGATGAGGCCTGGTACTGTGCGTACTTGGCGATGGTGGTATGGGAACGGGAGCTCTCGCAGGGCCAGATCTGTCGTGTGCCCGTCAGATCCCAGTTCTCATCCGAGGGCTGCTGCACCTGGGTGCGCACCTCCACCGTGTGCTCTCCACTCGCCTCCACCAGAGTCTTGGTGGAGAAGAGGCCCAAGTCTGCAAGGGAGGGCCGAGCAGGGAGTGAGGCCCCAACTCACCCTGTCCCTCTTTGCTCCTCACACCTCTGACGAGGTGGACACAGGCTTCTCAGAGCGCGACCCAGCAAGCACAGGTGAAAACCCCAGCCCCTCATGAAGCTGGGAGGCCCTCCCTAACCTGGCCTTTACCTGGATCAGAGTCAACCccctttctcctgctgctgctcgagtcccagcccctcccccagagtCCTCATGTATACATGAGGCTGCACGTGCAGAACACTTGACACACTATATACTCAATGAAGAAGAGTTTCTTTACATTATCACAGGATCCAATGAAAGGTTTCTTTCTGTCAAGTAAAAGCCTAGAATGCGCTTCAAGTAAAAGTGAAGGAAGGGGAGGATATGTGGGTAACAGAGAGCTACAAGTATAGaagaaacaaaactgattttATAATTCTGTATGGTTTCCCTTTACTTTTCTATCTGTTTGAAATTGTGcacaataaaaagttgaaaaagaagaaagcccTAAACCATGAGGCTTCTCAGGTTTTTCACCATCTATATTCTTCACATTCTTCATcaccaagaaaatgagaaatgactCTTAACCAGATCCTGAGATACATTCCCTTTCCGCTTGCCTACTGCTGGGTTCAAACAGATGGAAGGGAAGCCTGAGGTCAGCTAACCCCCCACTCAGAGCACTTGTCCAATATGGCTTACACGTGACTAAGGAGAGCTCACTATAGCCGTGGTCCAGTCTTCCAGAGGAGGGACTCTCAGAGGTCCCCAAAGTCCCAGATCCTTGCAGCCCTCCCCACACCTTTCTGCCCACACACTCACTGAGCCGCAgggagcctgccaggcccctgatCACGGTGATGGGATTTCGAGGGTCTGTACAGAACTGTAACAGCACCGGCGAGAAGGCATCCCGTTTGCTTTCCAGCTGAGGGACAATCAAGGAGATGGGGCTGGGGTCAGAGCCTTATCCTAGGCTCAGGGCCCAACAGCCCCAACCCTGCCCTAAAATCCACAGGCGGGGGCGGTTCTGAGCATACAGAGCACACATACATAGATGCTAGGTGTGGGTGGGTTGAGTTTTTCCCGGGGCAGCTTTTCCTCAGTGTTGATCTTCGGTTTCACAGACTGGGCAGGGGACAGGTAGGACTCTCGAAACTTCCCTTTCACCTTGGCATTCCTGCGAAAGGACAGCAAAatgattaaaacagaaatatcagTAGGCTGGGTAAGGGGCCGTCCTgctgggccaggccaggccaaCAGCCTCCCAGATGACAGCCCCCAACTCACTTGCTGGCACGCACAACGTCAGCAGCACAGTGGCTGATGGTAAGGTCTGCCATCCGCAGCCGCCGCTCTTCCACCTCGGAGGCGATGAAGGTCTCCTTGTCACCGCTCTCTACCTTGATGAGCCGGATCTTCAGCTCCTTGGGGGGCCCTTCGCTGAGTGAGCGCAGCTTCAGCATGTCAGCCCGGCTGACCCCTGGTGGCCCTGGAGCTTCCTCTCGAGCCTTCttcccaggggcaggggctgcCGGGGGTGTGGGCTGGGCAGAGGGGGCAGGAGCCGGTGGAGGGCCTGGAGCTGTGGGTGGCTTGGCCTTGGAGGCCCCACCAAGATCTGGCCGGGCTTTCTCACGACCCTGGATCTCCTCGCTCTGCAGGTCCAGGTTCCCCAGCACCCTGCGGCTCTTTTCTTTGGGGGCCTTGGCCTTGGTCTTGGCCCTGCCCTCACGGGGCCGCCGCCCCACACTGTCCTTGCAGGCCCGCCTGTGCCGCCGGTGCTCTTTCTGGTGCTCCTTCTGCCGCCGCTTGCTGCCCCCGAGTCCTGCCGCAGCTGCCACCCCAACGCTCTCCTCCTTGGCCGGAGCTGGAGGCAGCAATCGCTCAGCTCCACTGTCCGCTGCATCTGCTGTGTCCACCAGGTCTGCCGGGTCCGTGGCACTCCGGCCTACCCGCTCCACAAGGGTCTCACAAGCCCGACTGATCTCTTCTAGCACCTCAGACTCAGAGCGAGCagggggcagaggcaggggtgggggcggcggggCAGGGGCCATGGGGCCTGGGGCTGGCTCTTCGCTGGCCCTGCGCTCCCGGGCCCAGGGCCCGCCTGAGGTAGAGAACTGAGATGACGAGGAAGCGGAGGGCTGTGGGGAGCCCTGGGCGCTCGGGGCCGCTGAGGTGGGTGGCGGGGCGGTAGCACCTGATGAGGGACCAGAGGAATACTGAGTGGTGGGCAAGGACCCAGGCCGGGTGGGAACAGCGGTTCCAGTCCCTCGGTAACAGTACTTTTGTCCCTCCAGCACGGAGGCCAAGGACTTGAGCAGGCTGGCCGGGCTGGCTGGTGGGGGGAGCGGGGGTGGCGGCGGCTgtggctggggtggtggggggaactTGGCTAGAGGCGGCGGTGGTGGCAGGGCTGGTGGcttcttctcctcttcctgggtggctgtggtggtggtggcggtggcggtggcggtggcggcggcaGCAGTGGTGGCTGGGGCTGTGTCGGTGGGGAACGGAGGCTGCAGAGATGCAAAGGGCTCCTTCAGAGGAGGCGGGGGGACGGAGACCGCGCCTGCCTCCTGTTGTTGCTGCTCCTCCTCCTTGCGAATGGATTCATCCAGCATCTTCATGATATTAGCCAGCCCATCAGGTAGGATCTTGAATTCAGCTGGCTCCTCAAACTGGTCCTCCAGAGGGGTAGGAGGGAAATCAAAAAGTCGAGGGCCTCGGGCAGGCAGCTCCCCGACCCTGGGCGGCACAGGCTGGGGGGTTTTATTCAGGGGGCCTGGGGATGGCCCCGGCCCCACCTCGGGGGTCTTTGGGAAGGAGACCCTGGGCCGAGGGCTCTCCGGGCGCCTGAAGCTTCCTGAGGTATTTTGGTGGCAAGAGGAGGGAGGGGCTGAAGGCAGGGCAAGAGTCAGGGGTGCAAGGGGTGGGTCCTGGGGGCTCAGTGTGGGGCTGGGGGGCCGGGGAAGGGGGTCCATACTTCTGGCCAGATAAGGAGGTGGGGGAAAGGACACAGGCCCAGTAGGGCTGCTGCTGTGGCTgccattgttgctgctgctgctgctggtggttgggggagtgggaggggtgTGCGAATCCTGAGTGCCCACAGAAAAGCGGGGGGCCGGAGGCCCCAAGAAGCCCTCGCggtggggaagtgggggagggggagggcgggGGCGTCCCTCAGCCCCGAAGAAGAGCTCCTCTAAGATCTCTCCATCTTCACGAGCTGCCCGGCAGGCTGGGCCCTTCAGCCaggcaggagggggtggggggcgtaTGAGGCGGGGACAAGAGGGTGGAGGAGGTGAGGTGGGGCCAGGTGGCAGGGACAGGTGGGGAGTGGCAGCAGGAGCCGCCAGGAAGGGTTTCCGACTACTGTGTGCCGAGGGCCCCAGGCGGCCTTGGTGAGAGGAGACCTCCAGCGCGGGCGTCTGGTAATGGTCAGCGCCGGGCTGCAAGAGGAGCAGGACCATGGTCAGAGGGCTGCTCCAGGCACAACACCCCGCCCCCACCTGCGGCTGTCACTCACAATGCCTGGGCTCGGCTCCACGCCACGGGGACCagtgttgctgttgctgctgctggtggtgccGGGGAGGCCGGGGGGCCGGGAAGGGGCGTAAGGCACGCAGGCGGTGGTTGCTGCTGGTGAAACGCTGGAGTCCATCCGCGACCTCTGAACTCTGCTCTCTCTAAGGTCACTTCCGGGGGGACGGGTGGCAGGCGGGCAGCCATGGCTCTCTGCTCCTGGGGGGcgggggcctgggcctgggggagCAGCCGGGACCAGCCGGTGGCCAGGGGGGTGAGCAGGGTAAGCCGGAGCCGGGTATGGATATGGGTGAGGCAGCGAGTGCCGCTGCTCCTGTCAGTGAGAAATGAGGATACCGCATGAGAAATGAAGGACATGGGGACCGAGCTGAGAGGCAAGCAGCCACAGAGGGGAGCTCACCTGGCGCTCTGGGGGTGCTAAACCCTTGCGCTCGGGGCCCCAGGCATCTCCATGAAGGGTACTCCACAGCCCTGGCTTGGTCAGCTGAAATGGAGGGCTGGTGGCTAGGCCAGGCataggtgggggagggggtgggggtggtggtgggggtggtggtggtggtggcaatGGTGGTGGAGGCAGTGGCAGCCCTGGGGGAAGGCCCGTCTGGAAGAAAAGAGAGTGTGAGAGTCCCACTCCTCACCCCAGCCCTGCTCGCTCACTGCTGACCACCCAGGTGCCATCATACCTGCTCAGAGCTGCAGCCTCTCCTGCGCTTGCCACCAGGGCTGAGCCCCTCCTCCCCTGAGGGGCCTGAGAGTGCTGCGGGAGGCACAGGCTGCACCACTGGGGGTTCAGCGGCTCGTTTCACTGGGGGACCCCCCCGCTTGGCCCCGTAGTTCCGTTTGTGCTAaggacaaaaaaagagagagagaatggcaCAGGTGCAGACCTGGCCCAGCCCCCGTCCCTAGcccacccagccccagcctcaCCTCAAGGTGCAGCAAGTTCCACACTTGCTCCAATGGGGGCAGGACCTTGGGTCGGTGCTGGCAGGACCCAGCGTGAAAGTTCCAGAGCTGGGCCTGAGAAGGTGGGGGGAGAGTGCGGAAGACAGGGCAGAAGCAGATGGAAGATGAGAACAATGAGTCAGAACTCACAACCCCAGCTCCCTGTGTCCTGCCTCATCCCACCTGCTGGAGTCGGCCGACCCGGGGGCCCAGCTCAGCCAAGCTTCCTCCGTATCGAAGGGCGCTGTGGTAGCAGCGAATAGCCTCCTCACTATCATGCTCTGACTCGTACAGCTGCCCAAGCTGCTCCCACAGCCCTGGCTGGGCTGGCTCCCGGAGCAATGCCTGCACACAGCCATGCAGGGACTCCAGCTTCCCATGGAGGGGTCTTGGGGTGGGTGTCCTACAAAGCAGAAAGGGAGGGGAGGTGGTGAGGCTTGAGGAACAAGGCCCAGCCTTACTTCCCATCCCCAGCAACTTTCAATCCTCACTCACCCTGGAGCATAATACGGTTTGTTGGGGTGCCCAGAGCTACTGCCGTGTGAAGGGGGTAGGGGAGCAGACAGTGGGGGCTGCCCGAGGCTGGCAGAGCACCTGGAGAGAGAAGGACTCTGTTACTCTACAGCAAGGTGGAACAGCCCTGTCTCTCTTTACTTAGGGAAGAGGAAAGCTGtgaggaaaacagagaaagcagCTGAGGGCTACACTGAGGCCCACCAGACGGACAGCGGAAGAGAGGGATGGCACCAGatggatgacagaggctgaggaGCAGAGATGGGAAAAGGAGTGCCTGGAGGCAGAGACTGAACAAGTTCTCACCTGCCTCCAGGCAGCCATGCGCTCCGAGGAGGGGGATGGGGCGGGCAGGAGCTCCAGGCCCCAGCACAGCTCAAGCCCCCAAGGGCAAAGGCTTCCCGTGCAGCGCGGGCCCCTGGAGGGTCCACTGCCCGATGCATCCAGCCTAAATCAAAGAGAAGAGATGATGATCCTACGGGGGACAAAGACTGAGCCGTCAGGGTTCACACAGACGACTCGGGCCCAGTCTTCCCTTACcaggtcagcagtggccccaggagcCCTGGAGATCGGGCACggccccctgccccagctccctGGAGCGATGGTCCCTCTCCAGCCGCTCTGACAGGAGTGCACACTGCTCCCAGAGAGTCGCCCAGGGCTTTTCACAGCCAATTCTacggagaggagaggaaaaggagtGAGGTGAGCTGGCCAGCACACAGTCGGGGCCGCCGGCTGTGGCCCCTACAGGTCTCTGATCTGCGCAGAGATGACTGTCCCCGAGGAGCGGTCCACCTGGCCTAAGGAACCCTCGGAGACCCAGAAGAGTGGAGCACGCGGGAGGGCAAGCCGGGGTGAAGGGGTGGCTGCGCTGCCAGGTTTCCAGGCGGGAGCCCCGGGGCCGAGCTGCAGCGCAGCGGCCGCTTACCCGGCCTCCGTGGGAGCGTCCTCTCCCGGCGTCGGCGAGCTCCGGAGACCTGACCAATCACAGGATTTCCTCTCTCCCCAGAAAGCCAATCATCACCCGTGTCTCCGCCTCAGTAACAGCCTGGCTGGGACCAATAGGAGCAAGGTTAGCCCGGCCGCTGCCGGGGGAGGAGGGGCGGCGGAGCCGGTCAGACGGGCTCTGCCCGGGGTGACCCCGACGTGACCCCGCGGCTCCCACCTAGGGTCTCCATCTCCAAGCTGACACTCGATCGGGCAAGGCAAGCGAAGCCTGAGACCCATCCGGGTGAAGGCGGCGGGTCGCACACTCGGGCCAGCCTGGAGCATGGAGCTACCCGTAAGTCCCACGCGCACACAGAGCCGCCAGTGGTCCGCGCTAGACAGCCCGAAACGCCCCCTGCCCCGCCGCCTAAGACGAAAGGCTGGCACACGGATGCACAATTCCAACATAGCCGTCGCTACCCCTCCTCACTTCATCTCGCCCAGCCTCTGACCTCCCCACCCTCTAGGAACTGCTTAGGGCTGGCCACTCAGGGCAACTTCTATGGCACACAAACCCGCCCGCGCCGCGATCTGAGcgctccaccccccacccctgacccccaTCCCAAAACATGGTCAAGTCCCCAGCTTCATACCCAGTTCCTCCAGCTCCACTTCCCCTGGCTCTGTAGGTCTTCAATACCAACCGACCCCCAAAACCAAAACCCCCCTCTAAGCCCCCAACTTCTGAGAAGTCGCGCACTGCGGTCCCGAGTGGCCCCTCTCGCGTGGCTCCCGTATCCTCTATGCCCTTACCCGCCAGGGCCACGCGGTTCCCCACGGCCCACGTGGCCCCCGCCCCCCAAGGGAGGGGGGATTTCGGGGGTTGCCCGTGACGTGGCTACTTGCGCAGCGGAAGCGGCGTGTGTAAGAGTGGGGGGGGGGTCCTtcgggagggaggagggcggggCCCGCCAGGCGGTGACATCACCCTTGTCCCACTCTCACCGCCCACTCCCTTAAAGAACCCAGAACCCGTTTCACTTCCTCCTtcaccccgccccccaaccctTTCCCGTCGGTGCTGGCTAGACCCACGAAGGGAGCAGCGCTCCCATTCCTGGGCACTTTCCCTTTAGCCCCAGTTCTTCCTTCTCGGCTCTCTGAGCCCAGGATCACGGTCCCCTCGCCGCCTCCTCGCCTACCCAGCGTCCCGGCAGGTAGGAAGCCGGCTCCGCTCCAGGATCGGTCCATTCAGAGTCTAGAGTACAAAGGGCTGCGAGAGGCGAGTGTAGAGTACAaagcggcgggggcggggccagcgCTCCAGCTGGAGCTAGCGCCGGGCAGGAAGCCGGGGGAGAACGCGCGACGCGACGAGGGGCTGGGGGCGGCTGGAAAGTTCGCCTTCGCCGAGAGAAGTCTGCCCTGTAGGGAAATTTCCACCCAGCCCACAAGGGCAGGCAGGTTTCTGGTGAAAACAGTCCACCCTCCGCAGGGCAAGGTCATCTGTTTGCACGCAAGCGCTTGGACCCCACAGGTCCCCGGCGAGCCCTGGTAGGCGCTGGGGCTCTGCGGACCCTTTCCGCGATTCACGCGGAGTTTCGATCAGAACTATCTCCTCACCAAACAGCCTGTATGTCAGTTACCAAGCCCTGGATCAAGTACAGCGCTTAACTGCGGTCAAGCATAGCCCTGGCCAGTTGCCCTGACCCAAGTCCTGGGACTCAGGGAGCAGACAAGGGAAAACGGGGAACCGAGGGTCCGGACATCTGAGGAACAGACCCCCGACTGGGAAGTGGTGCCGAGGGCGCTGCCAGTTACCAGGAAATGCAACTTCCCCTTCTGCGATGATGACACTTCCCCTCTACCACTTCCCCTTTCCCACGGGGAACTGACTCAGCTTTCCCTAAAACAGCCAGTCCCGTCCTCCAGCTCCTTTCCACCTCTGTCCACAAACCCCTACGCCGGTACTCGGAATACAACAGCCTTCTCTCTCTCGAGAACAAAAACTTCCTGTACACTAAACACACACTCACTCTCGTCGACCACCTCGGGTCCTTGTCCCCACCCGGGACCCAGGCGCCTGACTTCCCATCCGCCTCCTGTACAAAGCCCTCCCTCGCGGTGTGATTCAGGCTTGGTGTGGGGGAGCGTGAGTCACCCAGAAAACCTTCCCCTTATTCCCACTGAGTCAGCCCCCGCCTCcctgaacacacacagacacacacacagtcagaggcagacacaactcaGCCCACACACCGCTCCCCACCGGTCCCGCGGAATTTCCCCTCTCGTCTTCCCCCACGACGGCCCCTCCCCGCGCCGGGCAGCCCCGACGCTGCGCTCACACCTGTTCCCCAGCGGCCGGCAGCCGGCCCGCCCGcggtccactctcaccactctcGCTTTGGGGGCAGAATAGCCCGCCCCGACTCCCGGTGTCCGTACTAACCCAGGGGAGGGGACAATCACCGGCAGGCACAGACACCCACAGGCTCTTCAAACACAGATGAGAGGCAGACGCACGCAGCCAAAGCCAGGCTGGGAGGACAGTACACTTCTTGGCAGGCATTCCAGCCTCTCCCGTCGGACCCAGAGTCCTGGGAGTCAGCCGCTCCGAAAGGGTTAACTCTTCTCCAGCCGAAGCCACGCCCCCTCCATCCGGGCACTCCCGGCTAAGCCCAGCTCCGCCCCCTCCATCCGGGCTCTGGACTCGGGGACTTTAACCGGCCCCCCTCCCCCTGGAGCCCCGAGAGAAACCCACTCTATCAATCACACCCACTTAACTCTCTCTGGGCGCGAGGCCGGAGGAGCAGCACACCCCGCTCCTGCCGTGCGGGATGAGGAGCCAGACGTGAGCACGCAGATTCACGTGCCGGCCAAAGACAAGACCCCGCAGATAGGGTATTACCGAGCAGGCCGTCAGCAGGCACGCGGCACGCGCGGAGGTGGAGCCGGCCCGGGAACCCTGCCTCGTCCCGCTGGCTGTCAGGCCCCGTTCTGCCTGGTGGCAGCGAGGGGTTACAGCTCGCTTCttacctgggggagggggaggcgagGGGAGGGCCGCCGGCTGGGGCTCCGCTGTGACTCAGCCACCCCGGGCAGGCAGCCCGCTCGGGATTCCCTTCCCCAGCCTTCCCCCGCTGctggcccctccccgcccctcaccGAGAAGTGACAGTGCCGGCCCCGGCCCGCTGTGTGTCACTGCGAGCCTTGTGTCTGCCTCTGACTGGACCGCTGTGTTCACCAGTCTGTCTGACAAGGTCGGCAATGTGTGGGTCCCGGTGTCTGTCTCCGTGCGCACCTGCATATCTGCTCATCTTGTCTCCTTCAGTGCCTTGTCTGACGCGTTCCTGTCATTACGCCTGTCTACACAGTCTGTGTGTCTGCCTGGCTCCTGTCTCGGTCTTTTGTCTGGGACTGCCTCTGCATCACTTGCGTGATCACGTGTGTCTCTCTGCACATGCCCTTCTGTGTTTGCCTTCATGTTCCTGAACAGAGTCAGGGAGACACTGGAGCAGGCTGACCCTGCTGACTCCTCGCCCCACTCCCCCGCATCCTGATCCCCCGCATCTTGCTGGATCAGTGAGCCTTCTGTTTGAGTCAAGTATTTAGAGGTTTGCCTGCCTTCATTTGTggagcatcccaggtggctcagtggtagcgAGTCCGCCCGCCAGTgccggagatgtgggttcgatccctgggtggggaagatcccttggaggaggcaatggcaacccactccataggctacagcccttgggggTGCAAAGtgtgagacatgactgagggtgCAGGCACTGCCTTCATTTATGTCCTATTCTTCAACAACCTTGCTTATCCTCACAGCTCCCTGTGGCTCCCATTGTGATGGTTAATTGCTAGCATTTAGTGAatacttactatgtaccaggtacAGTGTTAAGCACtttatagacatttttaaaaactcctctCTAGAACCTGACGTCGTactaccccattttacagatgaggaaacaggctcagcaAGGTTATATAACTTGGTCAAGTCCTTGAGTAAGAGCTAGGCTTCTTTCCAGAGCCTTCTTCTTACCACTCTTCTATAATGCCTCTGTACTATTCCCTGTTGGTTTTATCCTCACAGGATGTTTCCGGGGTCAGCCTGTCCCTCAGCTTTCCCCCATGTTACCATCCCAAATGTCTCACGTCCTCTAGAGAAGATGTAGGTAGGAGGCTGTGCAGCGTTTCTCAG
This portion of the Bubalus bubalis isolate 160015118507 breed Murrah chromosome 3, NDDB_SH_1, whole genome shotgun sequence genome encodes:
- the KDM6B gene encoding lysine-specific demethylase 6B isoform X3, translating into MHRAVDPPGARAAREAFALGGLSCAGAWSSCPPHPPPRSAWLPGGRCSASLGQPPLSAPLPPSHGSSSGHPNKPYYAPGTPTPRPLHGKLESLHGCVQALLREPAQPGLWEQLGQLYESEHDSEEAIRCYHSALRYGGSLAELGPRVGRLQQAQLWNFHAGSCQHRPKVLPPLEQVWNLLHLEHKRNYGAKRGGPPVKRAAEPPVVQPVPPAALSGPSGEEGLSPGGKRRRGCSSEQLTKPGLWSTLHGDAWGPERKGLAPPERQEQRHSLPHPYPYPAPAYPAHPPGHRLVPAAPPGPGPRPPGAESHGCPPATRPPGSDLRESRVQRSRMDSSVSPAATTACVPYAPSRPPGLPGTTSSSNSNTGPRGVEPSPGIPGADHYQTPALEVSSHQGRLGPSAHSSRKPFLAAPAATPHLSLPPGPTSPPPPSCPRLIRPPPPPAWLKGPACRAAREDGEILEELFFGAEGRPRPPPPPLPHREGFLGPPAPRFSVGTQDSHTPPTPPTTSSSSSNNGSHSSSPTGPVSFPPPPYLARSMDPLPRPPSPTLSPQDPPLAPLTLALPSAPPSSCHQNTSGSFRRPESPRPRVSFPKTPEVGPGPSPGPLNKTPQPVPPRVGELPARGPRLFDFPPTPLEDQFEEPAEFKILPDGLANIMKMLDESIRKEEEQQQQEAGAVSVPPPPLKEPFASLQPPFPTDTAPATTAAAATATATATTTTATQEEEKKPPALPPPPPLAKFPPPPQPQPPPPPLPPPASPASLLKSLASVLEGQKYCYRGTGTAVPTRPGSLPTTQYSSGPSSGATAPPPTSAAPSAQGSPQPSASSSSQFSTSGGPWARERRASEEPAPGPMAPAPPPPPLPLPPARSESEVLEEISRACETLVERVGRSATDPADLVDTADAADSGAERLLPPAPAKEESVGVAAAAGLGGSKRRQKEHQKEHRRHRRACKDSVGRRPREGRAKTKAKAPKEKSRRVLGNLDLQSEEIQGREKARPDLGGASKAKPPTAPGPPPAPAPSAQPTPPAAPAPGKKAREEAPGPPGVSRADMLKLRSLSEGPPKELKIRLIKVESGDKETFIASEVEERRLRMADLTISHCAADVVRASKNAKVKGKFRESYLSPAQSVKPKINTEEKLPREKLNPPTPSIYLESKRDAFSPVLLQFCTDPRNPITVIRGLAGSLRLNLGLFSTKTLVEASGEHTVEVRTQVQQPSDENWDLTGTRQIWPCESSRSHTTIAKYAQYQASSFQESLQEEKESEDEESEEPDSTTGTPPSSAPDPKNHHIIKFGTNIDLSDAKRWKPQLQELLKLPAFMRVTSTGNMLSHVGHTILGMNTVQLYMKVPGSRTPGHQENNNFCSVNINIGPGDCEWFAVHEHYWETISAFCDRHGVDYLTGSWWPILDDLYASNIPVYRFVQRPGDLVWINAGTVHWVQATGWCNNIAWNVGPLTAYQYQLALERYEWNEVKNVKSIVPMIHVSWNVARTVKISDPDLFKMIKFCLLQSMKHCQVQRESLVRAGKKIAYQGRVKDEPAYYCNECDVEVFNILFVTSENGSRNTYLVHCEACARRRSAGLQGVVVLEQYRTEELAQAYDAFTLAPSSTSR